GCTGCCCGGGATCTGATGATGAAAACATTGCCACGGATTAAACTGGTCGCATCTGGAAACACCGTCTTACTGATAGGTGGAGAGGAAGGCGTTGTGGCGCGCTCAACGGACTGTGGAAACACTTGGCGTTCCACAGAATCTTCCGGTATTACACCCATGCAGTTTAGTGTGAGTTCTGCTGTCGCTTTAGACCAAAACGCCTTTTATACCGGTGGCATCACTGGCATCCATCGATCACGGGATGGTGGTAAAACTTGGCACCGGTTCAATACAAGGTTTGCGTGCCGTGTGGATAACTTAATTAGTTTAGAGGCAAGTCCAAATTCAGAAGCATCTAAGGTGCTGTACGCGACGGTTGCTGGCGGTGTGGTCACATCAACAGACGCAGGTAGTTCATGGACTGCTGTTGACATCTTACGACCAAGGTATACCCTTGAGGTACCAAAGTTCAATGCGAAACTCAAAGATAGGGAAGACACGCCGCTCATTGTGAAGATTTCCGAAGTCAACAGTGTTCTGTGTGCAAAAGGAATTCGACGTAATAGCGAGACGGCTTACTATCGTTTAGATCCGGACATTAATTGCTTATTTCCTGTAGAGGGTTATATTTTTGAAGAGGGAAAGACACCGCCCTCGCGAGATTCAGGAAGGCTCATGTGGCACGTGTTCAATGACATAACACTTCCCTTTGATTCTTATCGGTTACCGAAACAGGAGGGACAAATTACTTTTACCCGCTCTACAGACCCAGACGCTGATGTTGAGCCTTTATCAACGCAGATCATACGCGAGGATCCGAAATTTGGTGCAGAATGCTTTCTGAAACTGTTGGGTCAAAAACAAGGCGATCGTCAACTCACTTATGATTTAATGTGGGAAGGTCTGTTCGGCAGCTTCGTGGTGAGTGGAGAAACGTACTACATGGAGTACAACTACAAACTTTTCCGATGGAAACCGGGTGATACAAGGTGGTCGGATACAGGCGTAGAAGAAACGTGTGAACTCACACGAGAAAACATGGCGCAAGGTTTTAAAATTGCTACTTCAGGGGAGACCGTCTATGTCGGTAAACGGGATGGGCAGCTCGTACAATCGCTTGATGGTGGTGATAGTTGGAACGACCTTACATCACATCTGCCGCTACCTGTTGTGCACTTCAATCAAATTGTTTTTGCCGATTCAACGGTTCACGTCGCAACCGACAAAGGCGTTTTCAATTCAATAGATGGCGTCGTTTGGCATGCAATCACCGATAAAGCGGGAGAAAGCACCATCATTAAGTCGTTAGCAACAGCAGAGGGTGCTGTTTATGGCGCGAATGATGACGGCATCTATCATTTAGAAAAGGAAGCAGGGACGTGGGAACAAATTGTGCCTGAAATTCCTGATGTTATAACGTCTCTGGTTGTTGATGGAGATGCCTTTTACGTTGGCACGGAACATCGTGGTGTACTCCGTTTTGAACGTTCTGAGCCATAGCGTCTAAGCCGAAATTAACAATCCTATTTTCCAGTCTGCCATACTGTTATCAAACTCATGTTATTACAAATTCGTTGATTCATAACGGAGAGATTATGATCACACTCATCCGTCGAGAACTCCTCGACAACCTTATGACGTTCCGATTTGCGGCAGCGGTCTTCATTATGCTGTTGCTTGTTGTTGCTACGACTGCTGTGCTTATCAGAGATTACGAAAAACGGTTGACAAGTTACAATACCGCTGTCAAAAAGCATCGGCAGGAGATGTTGGACAGGACAACCTATTCCGCAGCACGCCTGACGATTGATCGTCCACCCAACCCGTTGAGCATTTTTAATGTCGGTTTAGACAAACGATTAGGGAACGTACTTGGCGTTAATTACTTCTTCGTGCCAACACTGTGGGATGCTGACAAACATGGAGCGGATAACCCGTTTCTCAATCTCTTCTCTTCGATAGATCTTGTCTTTATCTTTCAAGGAATTTTGAGCCTATTAGCACTCGTCTTTGCCTACGATACGCTTGCGGGGGAGCGCGAGCGCGGTACCTTACGACTTGTGCTGACACACCCGATTCGGCACGGTCAAATCCTATTTGCCAAATACATTAGCGGTATGATATGTCTGCTGATCCCCTTACTAATGTGCGTTCTCCTCGTGCTAATTATGCTAACAACATCCGCATCTGTTTTTCTGAGTACCGATGATTTTCTACGCATCGGTGGGGTCGTTTTTACGTCGTTTATCTATCTATCGCTGTTCTATCTGATCGGCATGCTGATTTCTGCAGCGACTCGCCGAACAGGCACTGCCCTCATGCTTGCGATGTTTGTCTGGGGTTTTTTGGTGTTGGTGTATCCAAATATGATTCTGACAGCGATTAAAACTGAGCCGCACCCCGATACGACACTCTCTGCTTACAACCGAATCAAACAGATATGGGAAGAATTTGATAGAGATCGGTTGCAGTATCTTGCTAATGACCCTGTGCCAGGCGAAAAATACGATTTTGGTTTGCGGGGTGAAGGTTACCCTTTTCGGGGGCTCCGGGACTATCCATCAAGTTTACTCTATTACCACCTTACTGGATTCAATTATAAAGCACTTAAAGCGGAATCTGAACCACTGGTACCACACGTTCAGGATTATTTTCGCTTTTTTGGCACACAAGTTACCAACACCGCAGAACGGATATGGCTTGTCCGAAAACCTGCACTGGATGCGTTTTACACGCGCCCCGCAAAAATCGAGCAGATGTTATTGAAGTTCTCACCTGTCGGTCTGTATGACGCAGCAACCGAAGCGTGGACAGGCACCGACTTAAATGCCCTACAAGACTTTTTCAGAGCAGTTCAACGGTATCATCAGGCGGTCATTGACTATTATCTCGACAATAAGATATTTGAGTCCCGCCTATGGTTTGTTGGTGCCGAGGGGGACATCGACTGGAACCTGATGCCGCAGTTTTCATTTAAAAGAAGTGATATTGGCATCAACGCTAAGCGAGCATTACCGGACTTATGCCTGCTGTTGATGATTAATCTGGTCCTGTTCGCAATAATATTCCTGATTTTCGTTCGGAGTGAGGTGTAGGAATGATATTACATATCACAAAACGTGAACTCTACGACAATCTCAATAGCCTCCGATTCGCACTGACTACTATCTTGCTGTTAGCACTGATGTTAACCAATGCCATCGGACATCTCCACGAGCATCCAAAGCGGATACGGACGTATAACGCTGCTGTCACCGAATCACTGGATCTTTTGTCGTCTCATGCCGACGACAGTTTGTATAAACTCACACAACAGGGACCCGGAAAACTCTACAAAAAGCCATCACCACTGCATTTTTGTGCAGAGGGTGGAGAACGCTTATTGCCAAACATCATTAAAGGCGACAGTCCTTATGTATACTCCACCGGTATAATAGGAGTCTGGCAACTGAGTTATCCGGATGCCAGCATAAACCGAAAGCGCGTTGGACCAGATGTTACTAAAGTGGATTGGGCATTTATCATCGCTTATGTCTTGAGTTTAATTGCGCTCTTATTCACTTTTGATAGCATCTCCGGTGAACGTGAGCACGGCACCCTTCGGTTAATGTTATCGAATGCAGTGCCACGCCACACTGTATTGATCGGTAAGTTTTTAGGCGCGTTGATAAGCGTTAGCATCCCATTTACGCTTGCGGCGTTGATGAACCTTTTGATAATTTCCACATCAAGTGTAGTTCACCTCAACACAGAAGCGTGGGGACGTTTAGGTATTATCTTCTTTATTGCGCTCCTATACACGTGTTTCTTTCTTGCATTCGGACTGTTAGTATCTGCGCGTGTACAACGGAGCGCAGTGAGTCTGGTGATACTCCTATTGATTTGGGTTACCTTTGTTGTTTTTATGCCGAGTACGCTTGCTTCCATCGCAAGCGAATTTTCACCGTCAATGCCCTCTGAGGAAGAATGGATGCGTTATTACCAAAGGCATAATGAACTCCGGGATAAGTACAGCTATCACCTTTATTCAGATGAAGTGGACAAAAAAACGCTGACAGCGAAGAGCGAGTTCTATACCAAAGATGTAGAAATGAGAGAAAATTTAAACCGAGAATTCCTCACCAGCAAAATCGCGCAGGTTCAACATGCGCGGTCTATCACTCGCACTTCGCCTGCTACCCTCCTTCAATATCTCCTTGAATCTTTTGCTGGAACGGGTTTTGAACGGCATTTGCAATTTGTGGATAATGTGGAACGTTACGCTCGACAATACCGTGAATTTGCCGTTGATATTGATAGATCGGATTCGGAGAGTCTCCATATTATTGGTGTTCGTGAAGGTATGACGAAGAAAAAGGTCTCGCCAGCGGCAGTACCAAGATTTGAAGATACACTGAGCCTCAGCAAGGATTTTAACGACTCAGCAATGGAGATGCTGTTGTTAACACTGTTCGTCATAGTCCTCTTATCAGGTGCTTATCTCGCATTTGTCCGTGTTGAGATTTAGCTGACGCGATATTGCCACTCACCGCCGACGACTCTCACTGCAAGGCAACACGCGCATTCGGCGTTAATTCCCTACCTCTACTTCGTTCTATAGTAAAACCTATATTAATTGGGCACTTTCAAACAGTCTGAATACCTATAACAGGCATTCAGACTGGCACAAACTAACAGTTTATGCTACAAAGATGACCACTTACTTATGGGCTTCACTATAATAGGACACTCCAGACCGGTTCGGTTAGGGGATTTAGTCTGGGAATAGAATAAATCCATTCCTTGTATTACATTCCGAACCTACCGGGGGGAGAAAAGTGTCTCTTTATTTTTCGGATTCACTATATTATTGAACTGAACGAACTTTTCAAAACATTTGAAACAAAAAAGTACGAATTTGCAACCCTCTCGTCTATAATACCTGTCACACGTCACAAGCCAATATTGTTGATTGGAGAATACGCATGAAAAACGACGATGCTAAATATGTTGAACGGATCTTAGGAGGCGACGCAGATGCCTTCACGACTCTCGTGAAAAAGTACGAAAAACAGATACACACCTTCGTATGGGGGAGGGTGAGGGATTATCACGTCGCTGAAGAAATTACGCAAGATACTTTTCTCAGGGCTTACGAAAAACTCGGTACGTTGAGAGACCCAAACAGGTTTTCGGGGTGGCTTTATATGATTGCTACCCGCCGCTTTCTCACATGGTTTGATGAGAAAACAGTTCCGATGCAGTCCTTAGACGCAATGAGTAAAGCAGAAGTAGAGGCACTGTTCTATGTCCAATACATGGCGGAACAGATTGAAAAATTGGCGACAGATAAGCAACGCGAAGTCGTTGCGTATCTCCTTGAAAAATTACCGGCGCGTGAGCGGACAGCAGTCGTCCTTCACTACCTGAGTGAGATGACGTGTGAAGAAATTGGAGATTTTTTGGGAGTGCCCCCGAATACGGTCAAGAGTCAACTTCACCGCGCCCGAAAGCGGTTAAAGAAGGAAGCACCTATTGTTCATGAAATTTTGGGCGGTAATCAGCACTTAGGTGATCTCATGGAGAATATTATGAATTGGATTCAAATGAATGAACCGGGCACACGACACGTCGTAAACACACTATCTTTAACTTCGGATAAGACCCTCTATGCCGTTATAGGCGATGAAAGTATCTACCAATTACCCGCTGGTGAAGAAACATGGCGATTGGTTAATAGCGATTTCCTGCGTCAAGACACGCACGGCAGTATACCTATAGCGGAACACGATGGCACGCTCTATATTATTCCATCGCATGAATTATTCGCCTCAACTGACGCTGGTGCCACATGGCATTCAATCGGTCCTTGTCCAAAAGGCTATACACGAGAACTGATAATAACGGAAGAGACCTTTTACCTTTGTCTTGATAACGGTATTTTCCGGTCCGACAATGCCGGCAATTCATGGACGGCAATGACTGATGGGTTCCACAGTCGCTTGATAGAACACGCTGGAATTCGTTCGTTACGGATGCATCAAAGCACACTGTTTGCTGGTACGAATCGCGGGATATATCGACTTAACGCCGGAACTTGGGAACATCTACCATTGCCGGTGGATGATATTGTTAGTGTTGATCCTGTCGTCGTATCTGAGGACCATATCTATGTGGCAGCATCGGTGAATATTCTGGAAGGCGATGGAACGCCTCAAGAAAATTTCATGCCACTATGGAGAGGTGAGAAGTTTTCGTGGTGGGTATTCAGATCCGCCGATGGTGGCGATTCTTGGACAGATATAACACCTGTGGAAGCGCGAGACCTCATGCGTGTCCTCCCGCAGATAACACTGCTTACTTCAGAAAAAGTGCTATTGGTAATTGGAAAAGATAATGGCATGGTGGTCCGCTCAACGGATGGCGGCGACACTTGGACATATATCGAGTCCTCGGGTATCACGCCTATGCAGTTCAGTGTGGGCAGCACCTTGGCGTTGGACGAAAATACCTTTTATACCGCTGGGAGCACTGGCATCCATCGCTCAACGGATGACGGTCAAACATGGCACCGGTTTAATACAAGGTTTGAAAGCCGTGTAGACGGTTTAGTCAGTTTCACAGCGAGGTCCTCATCAAACAAGTCACCTGCACTTTACGCGAGGGTAGGTCCAAACCTTGTCAAATCAATTGATGAGGGACGCTCATGGGATGCTGTCAATGTAGCATTAGAGACGCATAGACCTTCGTACAAGGAAAATCCGCCATTGATTGTTCAAGTCGTAGAAGCCGACAGTGTGCTTTATGCAAAAGGCATTCGGGGCAATTCCACTGCTATTTTCCGATTATCTAACGATGGCAATGTCTTAAGCCTTCCTACTGAGATACCTCCCTCTTTTAATTCAGCGAAACTGATGGGCCACGTGTTAGGCGGCAGGAGCTTCGATTTCAAAGACGAACGACAAGTGGGGCAAGGCCTCATAGTCACCATTTCCTCTACAACTGATCCTTTATCAAGCGAGTTGATACAAGAAAACCCGGATTTTGGGGCAGAACGATTCTTAAAACAGTTGATACAAGTCCAAGCAGACTCCCCATTGGCGTATGAACTGATATGGGAAGGGATGTGGGGGAACTTCGCCGTGAGCGGTAAAACCTTCTACATGGAATACAACTATAAACTCTACCGATGGAAA
This region of Candidatus Poribacteria bacterium genomic DNA includes:
- a CDS encoding sigma-70 family RNA polymerase sigma factor, with the translated sequence MQSNDVTLIQQILNGDQNAFTVLVKRYQKQIHAFAWRKLGDFHLAEEITQDTFLKVYQQLWTLRDPNRFGAWLHAIVRNCCLAYLRKTQQPIESLDTMPEAEMERVSYNQYLEEQREGIANETRDKVVKHLLNKLSENEQTVITLHYLGDMRCEEIGKFLDVPLNTIKSRLHRARKRLREEELMVRETLGGFELPENLTENIIEWIQMNEPGVAAPVGTLTKTSDGSLYAVTGYESIYKLPAGKSEWQLVNSDFLRQETTSDIPIAEHNGTLYIIPSGTLFASTDGGKTWNAIGTCPNGDVRELLITEDAFYVVLNNGIFRSDDGGNSWKNMNEGLDSRFTQKSGIYTLQLSEDTLFAGTSLGIYRFKTGTWEHLQLPVDNTVVVCSLAVSEDNIYVAVEVNIMEGAGTPEENYHNFCDLSKDSWWVFRSTDGGDSWTDITPTAARDLMMKTLPRIKLVASGNTVLLIGGEEGVVARSTDCGNTWRSTESSGITPMQFSVSSAVALDQNAFYTGGITGIHRSRDGGKTWHRFNTRFACRVDNLISLEASPNSEASKVLYATVAGGVVTSTDAGSSWTAVDILRPRYTLEVPKFNAKLKDREDTPLIVKISEVNSVLCAKGIRRNSETAYYRLDPDINCLFPVEGYIFEEGKTPPSRDSGRLMWHVFNDITLPFDSYRLPKQEGQITFTRSTDPDADVEPLSTQIIREDPKFGAECFLKLLGQKQGDRQLTYDLMWEGLFGSFVVSGETYYMEYNYKLFRWKPGDTRWSDTGVEETCELTRENMAQGFKIATSGETVYVGKRDGQLVQSLDGGDSWNDLTSHLPLPVVHFNQIVFADSTVHVATDKGVFNSIDGVVWHAITDKAGESTIIKSLATAEGAVYGANDDGIYHLEKEAGTWEQIVPEIPDVITSLVVDGDAFYVGTEHRGVLRFERSEP
- a CDS encoding ABC transporter permease subunit, translated to MITLIRRELLDNLMTFRFAAAVFIMLLLVVATTAVLIRDYEKRLTSYNTAVKKHRQEMLDRTTYSAARLTIDRPPNPLSIFNVGLDKRLGNVLGVNYFFVPTLWDADKHGADNPFLNLFSSIDLVFIFQGILSLLALVFAYDTLAGERERGTLRLVLTHPIRHGQILFAKYISGMICLLIPLLMCVLLVLIMLTTSASVFLSTDDFLRIGGVVFTSFIYLSLFYLIGMLISAATRRTGTALMLAMFVWGFLVLVYPNMILTAIKTEPHPDTTLSAYNRIKQIWEEFDRDRLQYLANDPVPGEKYDFGLRGEGYPFRGLRDYPSSLLYYHLTGFNYKALKAESEPLVPHVQDYFRFFGTQVTNTAERIWLVRKPALDAFYTRPAKIEQMLLKFSPVGLYDAATEAWTGTDLNALQDFFRAVQRYHQAVIDYYLDNKIFESRLWFVGAEGDIDWNLMPQFSFKRSDIGINAKRALPDLCLLLMINLVLFAIIFLIFVRSEV
- a CDS encoding ABC transporter permease subunit, coding for MILHITKRELYDNLNSLRFALTTILLLALMLTNAIGHLHEHPKRIRTYNAAVTESLDLLSSHADDSLYKLTQQGPGKLYKKPSPLHFCAEGGERLLPNIIKGDSPYVYSTGIIGVWQLSYPDASINRKRVGPDVTKVDWAFIIAYVLSLIALLFTFDSISGEREHGTLRLMLSNAVPRHTVLIGKFLGALISVSIPFTLAALMNLLIISTSSVVHLNTEAWGRLGIIFFIALLYTCFFLAFGLLVSARVQRSAVSLVILLLIWVTFVVFMPSTLASIASEFSPSMPSEEEWMRYYQRHNELRDKYSYHLYSDEVDKKTLTAKSEFYTKDVEMRENLNREFLTSKIAQVQHARSITRTSPATLLQYLLESFAGTGFERHLQFVDNVERYARQYREFAVDIDRSDSESLHIIGVREGMTKKKVSPAAVPRFEDTLSLSKDFNDSAMEMLLLTLFVIVLLSGAYLAFVRVEI
- a CDS encoding sigma-70 family RNA polymerase sigma factor, with product MKNDDAKYVERILGGDADAFTTLVKKYEKQIHTFVWGRVRDYHVAEEITQDTFLRAYEKLGTLRDPNRFSGWLYMIATRRFLTWFDEKTVPMQSLDAMSKAEVEALFYVQYMAEQIEKLATDKQREVVAYLLEKLPARERTAVVLHYLSEMTCEEIGDFLGVPPNTVKSQLHRARKRLKKEAPIVHEILGGNQHLGDLMENIMNWIQMNEPGTRHVVNTLSLTSDKTLYAVIGDESIYQLPAGEETWRLVNSDFLRQDTHGSIPIAEHDGTLYIIPSHELFASTDAGATWHSIGPCPKGYTRELIITEETFYLCLDNGIFRSDNAGNSWTAMTDGFHSRLIEHAGIRSLRMHQSTLFAGTNRGIYRLNAGTWEHLPLPVDDIVSVDPVVVSEDHIYVAASVNILEGDGTPQENFMPLWRGEKFSWWVFRSADGGDSWTDITPVEARDLMRVLPQITLLTSEKVLLVIGKDNGMVVRSTDGGDTWTYIESSGITPMQFSVGSTLALDENTFYTAGSTGIHRSTDDGQTWHRFNTRFESRVDGLVSFTARSSSNKSPALYARVGPNLVKSIDEGRSWDAVNVALETHRPSYKENPPLIVQVVEADSVLYAKGIRGNSTAIFRLSNDGNVLSLPTEIPPSFNSAKLMGHVLGGRSFDFKDERQVGQGLIVTISSTTDPLSSELIQENPDFGAERFLKQLIQVQADSPLAYELIWEGMWGNFAVSGKTFYMEYNYKLYRWKPGETEWCYTGVEETIELSRDNVRRGFKIAASGETVYVGKRDGHLWQSVNGGDSWNDVTSNLLLSVEYFEEIVFAGSTVYVATDKGVFNSKNGIDWRVLIDKTGEPIIIKSSATVGNSIYGANDNGIYHLQSETNTWEQVAPELSGIVTSLVVDENTFYVGTEQRGVLRFERTSR